The sequence TAAACCTATGTTCTCAGTcataacataaacataaacataaaacataaaaccatACAAGGGGTATTAAAAATTTCACTCGTTTTTAATTATTGATCGAATGTAATGTACTTACATACAATATCCcactggctgtgtgttttttctttctttctgtgtatATCTTCAATTTAATATGCCCTGCAGGAATCACCTCTCTCACTTTTCCATTAGCATGTAATTCTCATACAGTAAAAACAGAAACCGCAGACACAGACATCTTTCAGGGTGCATATACTTCATCCCTGGTACAAACTCTTATCTGTCAAGCTGAGTCAATATCCCCAATGTTATCCACTTAGACAAAAAGGCCTCCTTTGTTGGCTTTTTGAGTTACAGAGCAATGAGTTTTAAGAATGAAAACCTCCTTGTCTTATGGGGCCATGTGAGCTGCTGgaataatagaaaacaaatacCCTATACCAGCACTATCAAAAAATCTGAAACCTTCATAAGTttggttatttttttaacagtcaATTTGTCATTTTCACAGGTAAGAACTTAATTCCACTGAAAGgaacattgtattttaatggTTGACATGAACATGAAAAACCCATCCATtccctccaaactgaatgttaaCAAAAGTAATTGCTTCCTGACtatataaaaggaaaaaaaaaaaaaaaattaccatcaatgtatattaaaatgacCATTCCATTCAGAACCACAAAACAGCAAATGCTTAATtgggagaaacatgtttaagTTTTGTTATATGTTTATTTCAGATTATGAATATAAATACAGACATAGTTTAGTATGTCTACTGTATGCTCTGATGGGTTGCCATTATGGGTGAAAAGTGATCCATAGGTAACAAACACCAAGGAAATGCATCTTGCAAACAATAGAAAAAAGTGACATACAAATGAATACTTGTATAACACAGAAAAATGTCTAACTGCCAACCAGCAGCACATTTATATCCCACAGATTTTCTgtagaaatcaattaaaatactaATATTCTTGTGAAAGCAATGGCAATGGAGATCTGAAAGATGAACTCAGAAGAACGATGAACAGAGCTTGTATACACCCCTGTTTCTTAAATTAATACACGTAATAGGCCAGTCATCTTGTAATAAGATTCTACAGGAATCCTGACTCttcatttgttattattacttcACAGAGTTTCTCCCATTGTAAGATTGTACAGAATCTCATTAGTCAcgcattaaattattattattattaatgttgtcaacatatttgtattgaaaCACGTTTTCTTCAtgtaatgtaatacaatattgtgttgaagaaaaaataagcacATATGCCTTGAAgcacacatttcaaaatagaaATAACTACATTACCTGAAAATAACATTATCAGATATACAAAGAACATGAACAGAGAACATAATATTGAAGATTTTCAGTTTGCCAATGTGGACTCACCAGTTACTATTTTATACACACTATCCTTCTGTGTTGTTCAGATTCAGACAGCAATATAATTGTAATGCACCAACAATAACATTGTGTGGGACAAACCCAGTGAAACACCACTGTTTAACAACTATATCCACAGAAACATGTCCCCTGTCTCTTCctctgaagtgtgtgtgtgtgtgtgtgtgtgtgtgtttctgcacaTCCGTAATGAAATCCATAGGGATATTCCAAATATTGTGCACActgctttgtgtttattttcacaaggggttcacattttcttctgtTTCCACTTGGCCTTTCATTTGATCTCCAGAAAATGATAAATTCCTGTGTGAAACTATTTTCCcatctcactctcactcactctctgtgACATCAAAATAAACTAAGAATAGCACAAATAGCAGGAGGCAAACTATTTTGGTTAAAAATGTACTGTatctctttcttctttttgcttTCACTGAAAATAGTTAATGTCCAAATGTCAGATGCTTTGTTTCCAGTTTCTTGGTCATGTTTGAGGGAACAGATTATTAGAAAGCATTCATTTGGTACCAAAACTCAACCACAACATATATTGACAAGATCCTGTCTTTATACCAAACGAGCAGTTGCATCTGGCTCCAGTGGTTTGTGGTATTAAAGTAGGCCTGCTATATTTCAAGTTGTAGTCTATGAAAGGCCAAAGTCCAcacaagttttgttttgtttattttgatcatTAGTGGTAAGTATTATTTTAAACCTGTATAACTGTAAACAAAATGCACAGGCTAAAGCCTagcttatataaaataatataaggCACACATTCGGTTTCATCAGATTATACAGCTTTTAGAAACAGAGGAAATGATTAGCTCTGAAACTATAAAAAACTACATGGACTTGGCCCTCATGTTTGCAGACTCCTAGTCCGAGAACCTCTGCTGCATTACCTCCTCACGCCTGACGTTGCCATCGAGAAAACGGTCACAAGGAAACTCGATGAGATCTGCCTCGTCGATGGCGCACATTACGTTCCGTGGCCGGTTCGACTGATACCCGGTGAAGTCCGCTGACACGCCGGTGCCCATGGAGCGCAGCGGCCGCCTGGTCGAGTACATCTGCCTCACGTGCACCGCGGACTTCCTTTTGTTCAGCTTCTTCCGTAGAGACTTGGAGAGCCATACAGACACGACCACGAACACAAGCAGAGCGTTGACGCCCAACATAATCACAGTGAGCAGCTGGAAGTCCACAGAGCCCTGCTTCTCTGGGAGAGTGACCACTCCTGTGCAGTGGTCCCTGGAGGCCACCTGGCAGACAAGGTCGGCTATTACACTCTCGATGCAAACCATATAGGTGGTGTCCTCTTTCAGCTCCTGCAGAGTGACTGAGTTAGACTGGTCCCGCACATAAATAAAGCGATGAAACCTCACTGGCTGGCCAAAGCGATCAAAGAGCACTCTGAAATGCACTTGGGAGTTCATTGGGCCTTGATGGTCCAACACTGTCCAGTGAATGGTGGCTGCGGTGGACGTCACTTGATTGGCTGTGATGTTTAGGATGAAGAACCTGTTGAACTCGCAGGGATCCACCACCACAGGAAAATCCACATTCTTCAATAAGTTGAACTTCTCCGCTTTGGCTTCAGAAGGGTGTGATGTTGTCAGGGCAGGTGGATTGACTTTGGTCACCTCAGCCTGTGCGGTGGCATTTAGGTTGGCTGGGGTCACTAAAAGCTTTCCTCTCTCAGGCCTTCCTGCAGACGCTGAGGCATTTTTTCTTCCCAGTGTAGAAGATCTTGTCCTATGGGTGCTGGCCTCCTTCTTTCGTTTGCTTTTTTCCACAGACAATTTCTCAGGCTCTCCTGGCCCTCCCTGGTCTGCCTGGATATTAACCTCTTGGACAGACTGTTGCTCTTCCACACGGCCTGAGGTAACACTTTCTATTGAACCCAACTGAGATGGCAAACATACCTTGGAGTTGTTACCTGAAAAGTGTAACTGGGAGCTGTTTAAATAGTCCAAATACTTTCCTTTCAAAACATGAGGGTGGTGGCACTGGACAAACACAGTGAGTAGTTTGCCCTGTGAGTGAGCTAAATTCATCCATTGTTTAAACCCACCGAGTCTACAGTCACAAGTCCAGTTATTCTCATTTAAATCCAGGCTGTAAAGACCATTGTTGGAAGAGAAAATATTCCCAGAAAGGGCTGTCAGCTGGTTATTTTTCAGCTTTAACACTTTCAGATACTTCAATTCTTTAAATGCTAAGGGGTCCACCTTACTGATGAGATTATTACTGAAGTCCAGTTCCTCTATCTTCTCCAAAGGATCCAGCAGCCCCAGAGGGATGTCTGTGAGTAGGTTGCCATCCATCAGCAATTCCCTGACGCCCGACAGTCCTTTCAGAGCCTCCGTGCCGACCTGGGAGATCTTGTTGTTGCTCAGAGCCAGTTTTGACAGCTTGTGCAGGTTTTGAAAGACGTGGTCCCCAACTTGCTGGATGTCATTGTCACACAGCAGCAGGGTGGTGAGGGAGGTGAGCTGCGCAAACGTGAACACACTGCGGATCGCGGTCTGCTTGTTCCCAGACAGGTTCAGGAAGCGGAGTTTGCTCAGTTTGGCAAAGGCGTTTCTGTGAATGTGGCGAATTTTATTCGTCTCCAAGTGGAGATACAGCAAATTCGCCAGGCTCTTAAAAAGCGCATCCTGGAGGATCTCGATGGCGTTGCTGTCCAGTCTCAGCTTTATCAGGCTGTCTAAGCTCGCAAAGGACTCTGCCGTCAGCTTTTTGATCTCGTTGCTGTTGGCATATAGGATCCTGAGTTTTTTCAGAGATAGTAAAGTGCCCGTAGAAACACTGGTTATGAGGTTATTCCCCAAATACAGCTCCTCCAGTCTGCACAGTTTCTCAAACGCTTTCGGGTGAATCGACtggatttgattgtattgcaagTCCAGTCGGATCATCTGGCCAAAGCGGACGAAGTCGAAGGCGGAGATGTTGTGGATGAAGTTACCTCCCAGGCTGAAGATGAGGATCTCCTCCGGGTTGTGCACGCCGGCTTTGGGCACGGAGCGCAGCCCCCGGTTTGTGCACAGCAGATGCTGCGAGTGCTGACAGTCGCATCGGTCGGGACAGATCGCGTTTGCAGGACAGATGAAGCACAGAAGTATCGTCAAGCGGACTGCACATAGGCTTTCCATTCCCAAAAGTAGTTGAAACCGCAGTTTTCTGCATTCCTTTGTATTTCGGCGCAATTATGCTGTATTTCCCTTTGCGCACGTATCTGTCCAGCACCGGTCACCTGGCAGCCACGCACGATGCGCCTCTTTACAACCCAGCATCTGTCCGAGCGCAGGAGCTCGCAGTCGCGAAGCAGGGTGActcaaaagaagaagaaaaaagggaagTAAACTTTGCACTGCTGTCCCGCAACTTTGCGCAAGGAAATGTCCACTTCCCAAAGCCGAAAACCCCCAAGTGGTCGCCTGATGCAAAATACGCATTTGCAGGATCTTCTCAGTTTACCAGCTGGGAAACACCTCCCCCACAGCAGCCACCGACTCTCTGAGATGCGGTTTCTGCTGGAGAGATTGTGTCCATAGACATCTGAGGAAAGAAATCACATTTTAATTCGCGTCGGCCAAACAACTGTTATTCTATAATTAATGACCATGTATTGTGTCCGTTTCCTGTTATGCAGGGTCCGAGCTAATACTGAACAGACAGAtttgggggggaaaaacagACGGAAACCTTTGCTTCCCACACTTCTCTGGAGAGATCTAGTGCTCTCTTGGATGGCTTTTGGTTTGGGGAGTGCAGAATATGAAAGTGGGAGTGGAGATGCTTTTAAAAGGTATAGTGTACAATTACCACTTCAGTGTTGGACAGCTGTCTTAACATGCAGGGGGGGCTCCTACATTAATATGCACTGCgaccccccccgcccccgctCTGGCTCAATTAAGTGTAGGAGAATAACAGCTTtatcagaatttactgtgtgcCGTAAAAAGTGTAGCATATTATTAAACGCTACATGCAAATTTAGATAATTAATTACTTATTGATGTGGCCAAGTGAAACCTCAGGGATTCAGGGATTCCCCAGCTGTTTTCAATTTCAGTGTTTGGAATCTGGGCCAAGCTAATGGGAATTCTGCTGAAatggttgcaaaaatgtttaaaactagTTTGCCCAACCTGTGCCAAAAATTAGTTAACTGAGCAAGTAtcaggttttcttttttataaacAGTTTCTAATAGcaactaaaaataaagtaatgatGCCATTCATAACATAGAGGCACTGCTGTACAGTCAGTTAAAGATGGCTTAAACATGAAATATATGCAAATTTGACTTACTACTGGGAGTAATTTGTGTTATGCATGCTGGAATTTGTTTTTTGCCACAGAACATTATTTCATCCAACACAATTAAAAGTATATAAtagtctgctttttgttttgcagtgtttTGACTAGATTAGCCATTGAGTTTCCTTATAACAATGTAGGTCAAATAACTGAACAGGGGTTCCAAAAAGACACGTTTGTATTTGTCTTTGCCTTCACATTTCCATTAAATTAAAGGAAACCCCTTTAATACATAAACGTAGTGATGATACAAGGATACAGAGAGCTTGCAACACCACATTGGTTTTGCAAAGAACAatctacaaaaaataaatatataacattggATGTGACTTCTATCTACCAAGACTAGAGTATGGTTCTGAATCATTTAGTTGAAAGTTAAATATTTCACTTTAAATTCTATATTCATGTAGGTGAGGCAGCAAAGCTAAAATTACACAACGCATACCTCAAAAAATGTGTAAACGGGCAGGGCAGTATGACAGTTTTCAAAACTACTTCTTAAAACTGGGTGGATATTATACTGCAGTTACTCCCTTCCTGCCACAGATTTTTCAAATGGTTACCTTGGGAAGGCAGAACTAGCACTacatctaaaataaaattaaaaaacaaaaacaaacaatgattGCATGGATTTCTCTAAACTAGTGTGGAAAATAGAGGTTCACCTTTTACGCATATAGGCAATACAAATGCTTTCAGAAATTAATGATGCATTTTCATTCACAGACAAAAAAAGGCACATttatcattttcaaaatgtctttaatattttattagtaGCATTTGTTCCAATGATCAAGGTTAAGGAGTcagaaaaataacacaaaactgAGGAAAAATACAGACTATTTCACCTTACATCATGGTATAGTATCTTCCGATTTTGTCATCCAAAGTGTTAGCGTGCTTGGATTAATTCATATGCAGTGTGATTTAATGAACTtcagattattaaaaaaaataaaacaaaaatcttttAAACAATTACGTTTTGGAGTGTTACAAATCATGGGGTTTTGATAgatttagtttatttgttttacttttactggTCTACCCATATTTTTTCCTCATTTAACCCTTAATACCTTATTGGGACATAAACCTTACAGTCTTGTTACTGTGCATTTCTGACCTTTAAAAGCAGAATCCCCGTTCACAACAGTTTTGGGatggtttaaaaatacaaaaataatattttttatttgcagtgtCCTGAACATATTAATTTTCATAAGAGTTACAAAACACATCTTATTAAGCAAATCCCATTGTCATAAGGTGCACCAATACTCAAGTCTTGTAAAATCAGTAAATTCAAATTGTACAACCAGCAAAAAAATGTAACACTCTCATTCAAAATCTTTGtaattgtaatgaaatgtgcaACTTGGGGAAAAGTCACCCTTGTTACCACCCTTTTCTTGAAAGGAACCTGTCGATCATATCAAAGGATCTTTCTGGTTGATCATAAGGTAAAATGTGTCCTCCCCCACGGACAATaacctaaaaacaaacaaaggaaacCGTTTAATTGAATTGGTTACATGTAGTTGGCACTACAACAGAGGTGGGGCATGTCCATTAGGCCCAGTGTATTACAGTTTACaggtttaattaaaactgtATGGGTTACACAATAAATTACTACTATTACTTTTTTTCTGCCCATTACATTGTAatcttacacacacattcaggcCAAAAAACAAACGCACACAATACAAGTAAAAGATGCACCATGAGCTGTTCACTTCAGAAGCCCTGACTAGAATTGTTCCTCCAGCCAGTAAGGAGGAAGGTATTTGGAGACATTTTAGCTTGTTTACAATATAAAACTGACCCAAGCTTCCCTTCCAAAGCATTTATTACACTGAACTGTGTCACTTAATGAGTTTTCTGCAGGATGTGGCTCCAGCTTTGTCTGGAAATGGACTCTTGTCAAGCTCATTTTAACtactgaatgaaaaaataaaaagaggacATTATTATTGCCCTTTGAGAGTCAAAAACACTAGAAAGTAGATGCTAGTGCACAGTTTGTAACAAACGGCTTCTACGCATTTATTGAGATACATCAGTCCCATTCTAAGTGTTCGACCTTTTTCAATTAACTTTTCTTTTCTGGTCAGGGATTgtgaaatgaataaacatattattttttaatttgatcctTTTGATCAAAGAGATGTTTCGAGTACAAGTATAAATATGTCCGTCAGATGAAAACTATAGAGTTGTGTGTAACAGGTTTGTTTAAAGATGTAGAGATGTACCTTCCTCTCATCTTCTTTAAGTTCATTTTTATACCCACAAAACACCAAGGGTGGCTAAAGCTTTGTAGACTATTGGGTGCTTaaaacgagaaaaaaaaaaaaaaattacaacttgatctgtctgtttttatttttctccccagTGCAGCATGTTGTGTCCCATTGTAGAAAGGAATTACAAAGAGTCTATTCAGTCTCTTTTGACATTACTTCCTGTCACCATCTGGCCAATTTGGAAACATGCAAGTGTCCAATGTTCCCACATCTCTCCCTCCTTCACACTGAGTTTCCTCTTCAAAAATCAGCCAAACCACCAAGGTTGACGACCAGTTACTCATTACAATATGTTAAATGTGTTGTAACTTACTCTTTGTTGCCAGAATAATTGGCAACTGTTAAAAGTTGTCTAAATTAAAATCTGTTGAGGCCAACACAACACAAAGCCACTAAGGCATGTGGGAACTTTGTCGCTGGcaaatgagaaataaaacaaaaacgtgAATACATGGCTCTGGAGGATCTGTCAAAATAATGGATCATATTTCCTTCCAGTTACTTTTGAAGGCAGATAACAACCTCCCTCCACTAGAGCATCTGCATGGATAGTATATTAGGGTGTGTTGTGTTACAGCATAATAGTTATTCTAGCCTTGTAGCTGAATACAGTgctttaaaactgaaatatcctGCACATTTTCCTTTTGAAGAATCTCTGACTATCTGCTGAGTGGACCTGCAGTGGAGGTATACAGTTGATGTGGACAATTCAATTAGAAAATCTCAAGTGGGTTTGGCAAAATCAGAATGGTTTTGTTGGACATCAGGACATCTAGCATTTCTGGGCATTTAAGGGCAGGCTGTAATGCTTTTGTTCTATATAAAGAAAAAGGTGCAGACAATTTACACCCAAGTAAAAATTAATGTTTGTaatcagtgagggaaaaaaaaaaaaagcgtatACCAGCATCATATTTATAATCAGTCCTCAATATTGAGCAGAGAATGCAATTaagaaatattaatttaactaTTATACTGACAgaccccaaaacaaaaaaagttgtgTTGAGACTTTATATCTAAATGCTCTAAATAAAGACTTGTGGTTAAATATCCCTCCATGGTTTTGCACGTGTATATGTTTGCCGGCTGGATAGCAGGTAGGATGGCAGTCGACTCGTATTGCATCAGGCCACATTTCTGCTCTTACCTGATAGAACTCCCCGACCTGGCGGACAAACCCGGCCACTTCCGTGTCATCAGGAGAGACCTTCCAGTAAAACCGTTGGGCCTTTTTGTACTCCTCCGATTTGGACCACGGAACCGTAGGAAGGAAGCGCTCGGTGAGTGGAGCGGCCACAATAACGTCAAGCTGTCCGCTGTACATCAGTACCTGAGTCAAGAAGAGAAACAACAGTCAGCGGAACCACAAATGACAGCCTCAGTGTCCCGCTATACCTCATAGTCTGTAATCAGGCGGTCACGAAAGGAGACGAAGAAGTCGACGTGGCACTTTTATCAACATTTATAGAAGCAGCTTCTTCCCACTCCCTGCTACTCCATGTTCTTGAAGCTTTGCGAGTCGTGGTCTGGCTCGCTTCCTCTAAATATTTTTAACAGCGCTTCCTGCAAAAAACTTTGATACCTTACAATAGTGTCTGAAAGCATTTGAAACGATTGCATAAACAAGCTGGTTTGGGTTTGCACACGTATGCATGCCTTTGCCACCATTCACCATTCAGTCATGGTAAAAAATCAGAGCAGCTGGACTTTCAGTCAAAGGAATAAGCCCACAGAGGAGACacagtttctatttttaaaaaggtgacacaatgttttcttgtaaggAACATACAAtataacataagaaagtatCGCACAGATGATGACAGTTGTATTAGTGGTCACATTGGGATGTTTGTCGCTGGCTTCTGTTCACATGTAACATTCCTATAATGTATGGTTCTTCGGACAAGGCCCCCCGTGGCCAAATGGTCACTGCGAATCTAAAACAGATGCTTGATAGACTACACAGACTGGTGTGTACTCCCTCTCGAGGGTCCGGAGAATCACCGGCAGGTTGTATTCAATCAGAGATTAAAAATTATATTGAAATGGAAGTCAGttacccccacccctccaaaaaaagaaaatgttggagaGACAAATTATGGAGCGCATTCCAAGGATTACAAAACACCATATTTACAAATTGTATCTAATGCCCTTTCATTTCCTGTAGGTTTTAATCAgagaacagtaaaataaatgtaaactttCCTAGGTAGTAAAGCACTGAATATTTCTGAGGTTTTGGTCTCTAATTTGGTTTAATCCGAATCTCCAAAATGAGTTAAATCGGTGCCATACGTGTTTGTTCCAGCTGCGACACGGTTATTGTTACCGACTCCGTCACGCTCTGGTAGAAGTTAGAGATTGTagagaaataaaaaagtgtaattaTTATAACCACCTGCGCAAAATGAATCCTTGTGTTCTTCAACTAAAAGTGATCCAATGTAGACACTTCAAAAAGTGTTTACATAATGTAAACCGTTACAattaaaggtttatttttgCTTGTATGAGAGCGAACTCTAAGCATCGTGCAAGAGGTCCAGTAGAGCCGCCCTGATCCGCCACAGCTGCTGCACGTTACAATATGGAAATAATTCAGTGTTTTGGAACGGTGAGAGATAGTTCTGAAGTCCCGAGTAATGCCCAACTTTACAATGAGGACTAAATCGGATTAACTGTGAAAATCTATTTTTAAGTGACTGAAATAACACTCTGCAcagttataaaaaataaaaaataaaaataaaaaagcagagtAAGCCACAGCAAATTCAATTCAGGTGTGTTGGGTAGTTATCTTAACCACTCCGCGTATATAGACAGTACAAACTTTTGATGAGTCTACACATTTTCCTTATAAAATGTTTAAGCTTTTCCACATGGGGTGAAACCAGGTCCGACTAAATTATAGggcacaaacaaatacaaatgcacttgaaatataaaatgtaaaagtaactGACAGTCAATAAACcgttttttttaagttacagGATTTGATTCCATTAAAAAGTATTGCAAAGCAGTAAGCTACAGCAATCTCGTTTTAAATTCAATTCCAATCAGCATTTACAGCTTCCGTAGGTGGGATTGTACATAACACAAAACTAAGATGCagtgggctgctgctgctgctgctgctacacaCACCATAGCACTACAGCTTGACCCATTTTTCCTGGAACGTTTCACAGACAACAGAACGCTCCTTTCCCAGTGATCCAGTGACCCTAATCTCTGACATCCTGTGGTTTCCTGTTTGGGGAAACGTTTGAACGGCGGCCTGGGCCGTCCCACACTGCTGTGCGGCCCAGCTGACAGAGCGGCCCGAGCGCAGCATTCCCCTCTCATGTTGACTGATCACTATCACTTGAAAGACCTGAAGACAGATGTTGAAACCGTTAACGAAACATCTGGAAGGAAGCCTTACCTTATAAAAACATGCTCTACAATTACTTCTTAATAATCTACTTAGGAAATTCCCTTCATCAATGTCTAAATTATGTAAATCTGCCCGAGGCCAGAGATGTATTTCTCCGTCACGCCATATCAAAAGTTCTCATGTGTTTCTGCTTCTtcgcaaaaatattaaaataatgtgtcTGTATTTCGTGCAAAGAACAAGactattttttcccccctttaagAGATTTCAAAGTGCAggtgttttgctttgttttttccccctctaaATTCTAAAACTTGAGATTGTGACCGGTACTAAATATTCATATGAATTCTGCATTTCAAATctagtatttaaatataatgcaacTGCCTAATAAACTGTCTTCTGAGTGGAGTTATTGGGCagattttgaatgttttaattACCTCCAAAGGCTCAGTAAATGACTTCACTGTGTTTGTGAAGTGGTTAAAGCTCCTGCCTTCCCAAATATTTATGTATCCTGTGTCAACACAGGGCTTCAATGCTTTGTCTTCGGCTCTGGGAAGTGAATCTTTATTTTCAGTGGTGaatacaaaaaagttatacCTAAAGGAAAGCATCACACTGAATACAAACTGGCCCTGTATAGAAATCCATTTAAAAATTCAACCTTGAGGCAAAAGGCAATGAAGTTCAAGTacctatatttaaaaataaagtataaaaaaatatctgtcTTCATTAAACAGCACAGTATCATAAGTATGCTCTTCAATGACATTAACATTCATGGATGTGTTATATGTTAATTTATGATCGCAAAGACTTGAAATTAGCCTCAAAACAGGTATGgcaacagttcattaaaatgacGAGAGTTAATGCGTCACCTCATTTCTTTTTTCCTAGACTGCATAAAACAGCAGACCCCTTCCCAAGCAGTAAAATGGGAATAGACAaagatttaatttaatgaacTGCAGATTGAAAACGAACAGTGCCTCTTGCATTACAAATATCAGTTCTCCCTGAACAAACCACATGGGAGTACTTATCCCTGCAGAGAGTAATACATTCACTTCCTGACCTTTTCCTCCACGACCTTCGCAGGTCAAATCTCCCAACTCAATTTCATTAGTCAGACTAGGATGTCCCAAAACTTCTTGCCACTCTCCATTGCATGACCCAACATTTTCATCATGTTTCGAGTCACTGAAAACACATACAGAAATTTAAACAATGCCAGCACTGCATGCTGGAGCCTAAAAGGCAGATTTCAATTCCATAACTGACATAACTCACATATATCCCAATAGCCTTGCTAAGATCTGGCCTTTGCTctactaaatacaaataatgctgTTGGACATTTAACTTATTCTGAGATATTTCCCCCCTTAGTTAGACTATCTTGGGATTAAATGCAGGGCTATTCAAAACAAGATCTATTATTTCAGTCATGCATTTCATTACCTCTCTATATTAAATAGGAGTGTTTTTTACCTTACAGGATCAAAGTAGCCAGTTCTTTGAGGTAACAgctacaaacaaacacattagcACATTGTCCTGGTAACTAATCATGTGATCGCTTGTATAAT is a genomic window of Amia ocellicauda isolate fAmiCal2 chromosome 10, fAmiCal2.hap1, whole genome shotgun sequence containing:
- the tril gene encoding TLR4 interactor with leucine rich repeats, encoding MESLCAVRLTILLCFICPANAICPDRCDCQHSQHLLCTNRGLRSVPKAGVHNPEEILIFSLGGNFIHNISAFDFVRFGQMIRLDLQYNQIQSIHPKAFEKLCRLEELYLGNNLITSVSTGTLLSLKKLRILYANSNEIKKLTAESFASLDSLIKLRLDSNAIEILQDALFKSLANLLYLHLETNKIRHIHRNAFAKLSKLRFLNLSGNKQTAIRSVFTFAQLTSLTTLLLCDNDIQQVGDHVFQNLHKLSKLALSNNKISQVGTEALKGLSGVRELLMDGNLLTDIPLGLLDPLEKIEELDFSNNLISKVDPLAFKELKYLKVLKLKNNQLTALSGNIFSSNNGLYSLDLNENNWTCDCRLGGFKQWMNLAHSQGKLLTVFVQCHHPHVLKGKYLDYLNSSQLHFSGNNSKVCLPSQLGSIESVTSGRVEEQQSVQEVNIQADQGGPGEPEKLSVEKSKRKKEASTHRTRSSTLGRKNASASAGRPERGKLLVTPANLNATAQAEVTKVNPPALTTSHPSEAKAEKFNLLKNVDFPVVVDPCEFNRFFILNITANQVTSTAATIHWTVLDHQGPMNSQVHFRVLFDRFGQPVRFHRFIYVRDQSNSVTLQELKEDTTYMVCIESVIADLVCQVASRDHCTGVVTLPEKQGSVDFQLLTVIMLGVNALLVFVVVSVWLSKSLRKKLNKRKSAVHVRQMYSTRRPLRSMGTGVSADFTGYQSNRPRNVMCAIDEADLIEFPCDRFLDGNVRREEVMQQRFSD